A single region of the Oncorhynchus keta strain PuntledgeMale-10-30-2019 chromosome 4, Oket_V2, whole genome shotgun sequence genome encodes:
- the LOC118378851 gene encoding homeodomain-only protein-like, translating to MASNGIESMQLGEDQIKILEENFNRVSKHPDESTLMLIAAESGLTEEETAKWFRLRNARWRQAEGLPAQLGSVKD from the exons ATGGCTTCAAATGGGATAGAAAGTATGCAGTTAGGGGAGGATCAGATCAAAATTCTGGAGGAGAATTTCAACAGAGTCAGCAAGCATCCGGATGAGTCGACACTCATGTTAATCGCAGCTGAAAGCGGACTAACCGAGGAAGAGACAGCG AAATGGTTCAGGCTACGCAATGCACGGTGGAGACAGGCGGAGGGCCTTCCAGCTCAACTGGGATCAGTGAAAGACTGA